A window of Paenibacillus phoenicis genomic DNA:
GATTTCCATCGTACGGCCGCTCAGCTTCCCACGGGCCGATTCCCGCTGATTCCGCGTTTGAGTTGCGCGAGGGAGCATCGAATACTCCGCCGTCACCCAGCCTTTGCCCTGACCTTTCATAAACATCGGGACCTTCTCTTCAACCGTGGCGGTACACAGCACCTTCGTATCGCCCACCTCGATGTAGACAGACCCTTCTGCGTATTTATTAACATTGACGGTTAAATTCATCGGCCGGCGCTCGTCCGCCTGGCGTCCGTTGCTTCTCATCTTTACTGCCTCCTACGTGTTCTTGCTGTCAATATGCTTTCCCTATTCTACCAAAGTGTGGTCATAAAAGCACCTTTCCATTCGGCCAAAAAAAGAACCCTGCACCTCGCAGGGCCCGGTATGCCTTCGTATGGCGTGCCGTGGTTAAACATGGTTTACAGTGGGATTTCGTTAATCGTTTCCGGCCGCATCACCGGTTCGCTATAGGTCTGGTTATCCAGGCCAACGACTTCCTTTTGCCCGTTTAGCCAAATGCGTACTTTGCTGTCGTCCCGGTTCTCCGTCACCGTCAGCACCAGTGATTGCAACATTTGTGCTGGCAGCTTCTCGCCGGCTTCAAACATATCGTCCGTCAGCGCAACCGTCACGATGCCGTCCTTCGAGACCTCGACGCTTTCCAGCTTCGTGTTGTCGGTCACGACCCGCTCCAAGCCGTCTCCTTGTTGCGGCCCTTTGAGCAGTTCGCCGAGCGCGGATTTCACCCGATCGCCGTCAGCCGGTACAAATCGGGTCACCGGGACGAAATATTGGACGCCCTCCGGCGTTGCTGCGGAGAAATACACAATGACCGGGCTCAGTTGGGATAAGCCGGATTCAGCTTTAATTTCGAGGTTAATCCCAAAATTACGGCTGAGCGGCCGATCCAGCGGCGTACCGTTCACCGGCATCTCGTTTAATTTCTGCCCGTCCACCCACAGCTGAACCTTCTCCACATCCGGCGTTCCGGTTAACGTCCAGGTCAACGCCTCAAGGATTTTGCGCTCATCGGCCGCTTCATAGCCGGTAAACGCTTGATTAAACTCGACGACGGCCAGCTTCTCGTCTTTTTTCACGGTGACGGCCTTCACCTCACTGCCCGCCGGAAGAATGCCGCTAAAGCCGGCCGGGAGCAGGCTGGCATATTTGCCGTCCTTCACCAGCATCTCCAGCATCCGGTTCAGCTTGAGCGAAGCCTCGCCATCAGGCAAGTGCAGGGCGACCGGGGCCAGCAAGCCATGCTCGTTCACCAAGTAAACTGTAGAGAGCGCTTCCTCCTGGGCAAAGCTTGTCTGCTCTACGGCATCCAGACCTTCCAACATTTGGGTTTCGATATCTGTAGGCGGAGGATCGATTTGGGCGGAGCTTCCCCCAAACATGCCGCAGCCCGACAGCAGCAGCGGAAGCGATATTGCCCCGGCGGCAGCCGTATTTCGTAATCGGCGGTTCCATTTCATTTTTGCTCGTGCCTCCCTAAGTTTTTCAATTGGCTAAGATTTGTATTACTATATATACGAGCCTTGTCCCGAAACATAACTATATTTTTCCGGGATCTGGACAAACTTCTTCATATCTTGTCAATCCAACTAAAAATGACGAGGAGTAGAGTGTATGGGGATGGAACAACCGAAGGCCAAAGTGCCTTACAGCTTGAACAGCAAGAAAGTCGCTGATGCCACCAAGGAGTGGCTGCACAAGCGCGGCGTGACGACGGAGCAAATCGCAGAACTCGTAATGTTTTTGCAGCAAAAATACTACCCGAACCTGACGATGGAAGAGTGCATACATAACGTGGAGCAGGTGCTGACCAAACGCGAGGTGCAAAATGCGGTGCTGACCGGCATCCAGCTCGATATTTTGGCAGAGCAGGGGATGCTGATCCCTGAACTGCAGGACATGATTGCCAATGACGAGGGGTTGTACGGTGTGGATGAAATCCTGGCCTTCTCGATCGTAAACGTGTATGGAAGCATCGGCTTCACCAACTACGGTTATGTCGATAAGCTGAAACCGGGCATTTTGGAACGGCTGAATGACAAGACGCTGGGTCCGTGCAATACGTTCTTGGATGACATTGTCGGCGCCATTGCAGCCTCGGCCAGCAGCCGGATCGCCCATCGCAAACAAGCGGAACGGGAAAAAGAACGCGGTGAGGAATCCCTCGACTCCGAGCGGTAATCTCCATCAGTGCAACGCAAAGAAGGACGGCAAATCAAATGCCGCCCTTCTTTTTGCATTATTGAACTATTCCACCGGAGCATACCGGATAACCTCGTCTGTACCTTCTCCGTTCGTCTGCTCTTCAGCCCGCCCTTGCCGGACCAACTCAACTAGATGGGCCAGCGTTTCTGACATGGCAAAGCGCATTTGGTGGATGCTAAGCTCCGTGCCAAATAAGGCGGTGCAAACGTCGAAAGCCGTTTGCGGCCGCTCCTGCAGCAACCGTTCGATGCGCAGGAGCCGCTCGCCGTGATGCTCAAGCAACAGCCGCACACGCTCCGCAAAATAATCAAACGGATTGCGGTGTCCCGGATATGCGGTTGCCACCTCGTAAGCGCTCAGCTTCTCCAGCGAATCCAGGAACGATTGCAGCGGCTGCGGATCACTGCCAGGCAAGAAGCTGACGTTGGGGGAGATTTGCGGCAGCACCGCATCCCCGCAGAACATCAGTTGGTGTTCGGCATTATAAAAGGACAGGTGCCCCGGGGCATGTCCGGCCGTTTCAATCGGCAGCCAGGCTCGTCCACCCATCCGGATCGGCTCTCCCTCCCGGAGAAAGGTCACTTCGGGAGCCGGCGTGACCTGAGCGAAAAAGCCCTGCAAATGCCCGGGCAGCTGGCTGTACCACGATTCCGGCATCCCGTGCCGCCGGTACAAATCGGGCAGCGCTTCGTGCATCCGGCTGTCCGGCCCCCACATCAGCCGCGTCTCTTTATAAGCCCGCGGCGACATCAATACGGCCGCTCCGGTGACCTCCTGCATATATCCCGCCAGGCCATAATGATCGGGGTGGTGGTGGGTCAAGACGATTTGCGTAATGTCGCGCGGCGATATCCTGAGATCCTGCCAAGCTGCCCGCCACTCTTCGATCGTCTCCTCCGTTCGCGGCCCTGGATCGATGATGGTAATCCCCTCTTCTCCCTTCAGCACATAGCTGTTCACCCTGCGCAGGGGAGGGGCCATCGAGATCGGAACACGGGCCACGAGCTCCCGGTCCCAGAGCTGAATTTCCGGCAATAATGTCATGGCCGCACCCCCACCAAAATCATGCGCCGAGACGTCTTCGGATCGTAAAGCTCTTCATCATAATCCCCATGAACGTTCTGCAAGGTTAAACCGGCCTCCTTCAGCATCCGCCGAAAATCATCCAATTCGTACAGCTTAATCCGCTCCATATAATGCCTTGGTTCTCCGCCAGGGGCGGTAATTTCGATGTCCTTGATGACATACCCATCTTCAATCCGCCGCCGTTCTACGATCTGCTGCCCCGCGTCCTCCCGTACCGAATACGGAACAAGATGGGCGGCAACATAAGCGGGATTAAGAAAATCGAGAAGGAAACGGCCCCCTGACTTCAGTACGCGGGCCGCTTCCCGCAGCACCTTGATCTGCTCCTCGTCCTTTTTAAAATAACCAAATGAAGTAAATAAGTTCACCACAGCCTCAAACTCCCCGCTTTGAAGCGGCAACTCGCGCATATCAGCCCGGTGCCAGGTGATCCGACCCTCGGGGTCGAGGCGTCTCGCCTCGCGCAGCAACACCTCTGACAAATCCACGCCGGTCACCTTGTAACCCGCTTCGGCCAGCGCCAGCGAATGGCGGCCCATGCCGCAGCATAAATCCAACACCTTCGCACCTGGAGGAAGATGAAGCCAGCGGATCATCCGCTGAACTTCGTGTTTCGCACCTTGCGCATCGCGGTGCTTATATACCAGCAAATAATCTTCCCCGAAACTAAGCTCATACCACTCCGCCATCTTCCCCTGCCTCCATACGATCCGTCCCAATTGGATATGTACTCAAATGCATCCGTGTATCCTCATTGTACCGTCAGACTTCCGGAAACACAAAGCGATCTTGAAGTGTTCAAACCGAAATACCAAAAACCGCCGAAGCAGGGCTTCGGCGGTTCAGAATGGCTGCTGCTTCAGCCGAATTACTCGGCAGCGGCTGCATCCGTAAATGTATTGGTGATTTTCGCTTTGCTGCGAACGTCCTCCAGCCACGCTCCCGACATGCTGGAAACCTGTTGGGAGATAAGGCTCTTGCGGATCTCATCCTTCTTCTCCTCCAGCGTTGCCGTGTGGGCTTCCTTCTTGTCGGTGACTTTAATGACCTGATAACCTTCGCTCGTCTTAACAGGCTCGCTAATCTCGCCTTTCGCCAGCTTGAAGGCGGCTTCTTCCACCGCTTCTTCCATTTCGCCGCGGGCGAAGAAATCGGTGTCTCCTCCTTGATCCTTCGTAGCTGTATCCAGCGATTTGCTCTTGGCCAGCTCTGCAAAATCGGCGCCTTCCTTCAACTGCTTCACGATATCCTTCGCTTCCTCTTCAGTTGCGACCAAAATGACGGAAGTCCGAACTTGCTCCGGTGTATTAAAGGAATCCTTGTAGGTTTCAAACGTTTCCTTAACCTGCTCGTCGGTAACATTGATCTGCGGTTCCAGCAGCTTCGTCAGCTTCAGCTCCATTTCGACCTGCTTGAGCAAATCATCCATGGTCATCCCGTACTGCTCCAAAGCTTGATTCAGCGCTTCTTCCGAACCAAACTGGGTTTTGTAGGTTTCGATTTCGGCGTCGACATCGGCATCCGTGATCGTGATATTGTTCTTAGCAGCCTCTTGGTTCACAAGCTCCTGGTTGATGAGGTTTGTCAGCGCTTGTTCTCCGCCATTGGCAGCCAGTTCTTCATAGAGCCGGTCCTTCGTAATTTCCACACCGTTAACCGTAGCGACGGCCTCTGCCTTATTCGTGGCAAACGGCGGTTTGATCAGTACAACGACCAGCAAAACAGCCAGTACCAACGATACGATCTGCCATACTTTATTACTGGATGTAGGGGCTTGTACCGGTGCAGTCTCCGTCTCCCCGTTCAGGGGAACCATCACCGGCGTCAAGTCCTCATCGGTTGTGCTGCCCGTAGCCGCGACGGTTACTTCCGCTTCGTTCGCTGGAGAAGATTCCGTTTCCGTCGACGGGTCGCCCACAGCATCCGCCGGATCATTTGCCGCTTTCGCTAGCTGGTCCGTCCCGGCATCCGCCGGACCGGCCTGTCCATCCTGGGCCCGCGTCTCCTCAGCGGCTCCGGTTTCGCCTCCGGTTGCCTCCAACTCTTTTTTTTCCTTTTCGTCCATATGACTTTGCGACTCCCTTCTTCATGAAGCATTCAATTTGGATTCAAAACGTGCTTTCTTGACTTTACCAGATATCCATCGAATTTACCTTAAATATTCCTAAAAAAAGCGCGTCCCTTTTAAGGTGAATTTAAGGAATCGGGAGGCTCTTGCTTTTAATTGCGTCACCCCGTCATTCGTGTTCTCGGCAAAAAAGGTGTAGAATATAATGGTAAAACTAGTTCTAGTTCGGGAGGAACATTCGACGATGGATTATCAAGCTTATTTTAATACGAACCGCGAACAACACTTAAATGAACTTGGCGAATTGCTTCGGATTCCCAGCATCTCCGCCTTGTCCGAACACAAAGGCGATGTGCAGAAGGCGGCCGAATGGATCGCCGAAGCTCTGCGCCGCGCCGGTATGGAATCGGTGGAGATTCATCCTACTGCAGGGCATCCCATCGTTTATGCCGAGCATCTGCACGCACCAGGGAAACCAACCGTTCTGGTTTACGGCCATTATGACGTACAACCGGTAGACCCGCTGAATCTGTGGGAGACGCCGCCATTTGAGCCGTCCATTCGGAACGGCAAGCTGTACGCCCGCGGAGCGACGGACGATAAAGGCCAAGTGTTTATGCATATCAAGGCCGTGGAGGCGATTTTGAAGCAGGAGAAGGAGCTTCCGGTCAACATCAAATTCTGCATCGAAGGGGAAGAGGAAGTCACCAGCCCGAACCTGCCCGCCTTCTTGGAAGCCAACCAGGACAAGCTGGCCGCTGACGTGATCCTGATCTCCGATACCGCGCTGATGGCACCGGGCAAACCGGCGATTTGCATCGGTCTGCGCGGCTTGTGTGCGATGGAAGTCTCGGTGTATACCGCCAACACCGATTTGCACTCCGGTACATATGGCGGCGGTGTCCCTAACGCGCTGCACGCCCTGGTATCGTTGCTGGCTTCCCTGCATGATGAGCAAGGCCGAGTCACGGTCGAAGGCTTCTACGAAGGCGTTCACGAGCTGTCTGCGCTCGAACGCGAAGAGTTCGCCAAGCAACAATTTGACGAAGAGAAGCTCAAGCGGGATCTTGGCTTGAAGGAGCTGTTTGGCGAAGCAGGGTACTCCTTCGTCGAGCGGACCGGCGCCCGTCCAACGCTGGAACTCAACGGGGTTTACGGCGGATTCCAAGGGGAAGGGACCAAAACGGTACTGCCGAAGGAAGCCCATGCCAAAATCACCTGCCGCCTCGTTGGCGACCAGGACCCGCAAGCCACGATCGACCGCATCGAACGGCATCTGCACAAACACCTGCAGCCGGGGGCAACCTTGAAGGTCAAAGCGACCGAGAAAGCGCGGGCCTTCACATGCAATCCGGAAGATCCGATGCTGCAAAAAGCGGCCGATGCCTACGAAGCCATTTACGGCACTCGGGCGCTGTTCACGAAGGACGGCGGTTCGATCCCGATCGTCGAGACCTTGTCCCGCGTCCTGTCGGCTCCAGCCGTCATGATGGGCTTCGGGCTGCCGGACGAAAACCTGCATGCGCCAAACGAGCATTTTAACCTGGAGAACTTTGACAAAGGGCTGCTCACGATCGTTCATTATTTGAAGTCGCTGTAACGTTAGTTTAGCCAATAACCTCCGGCATCTGATGTGAATAGGATGCTTGGAGGTTTTTTTATTTGCGGATACGCACACAAAAAAACCTTCTCTTACCCCTTCCGGGGTGAAAAAGAAGGCTTGCGGCTTTCTACGAACACGTAGTTCACCGTCAGATTTTCAGCTCCCCAAGCTTGATCAGCTCGACAACCGCCTGCGCGCGACCTTTGACATTCAACTTTTGCATGACGTTAGAAATGTGATTACGGACGGTTTTCTCACTAATAAACAGTTGCCCGGCAATGTCGCGCGTCGTTTTATCCTGCACGAGAAGCTCGAAGACCTCCCGTTCACGATGAGTCAACAGAAATTTGCTGTTACGATCGCTGCTCTTCAAAATGCGTCACCCCTCCTTGCTCGGGTTTTGTGGTTTAACAAGGTTCAGGGATACAGTCAACACATCTTATGAAGAAACAGGGTTAATGGTGCGGTGCCGTATAGAAATGGGCGGCCCGTTATTTGAAGGCCATCGCGGCCTGAACCGCTTTCAGCCAGCCTTGGTAGAGCGCTTCCCGCTTAGACTGCGGCATCGTTGGGATAAACCGGCGTTCCAGGCGTTTGCACTGCGCGACTTCGTCCAAATCGCTCCAGTAGCCGACCGCGAGACCCGCCAAAAAGGCCGCGCCCAACGCCGTCGTTTCGCCGATCGCCGGACGTTCTACGGGAACCCCAAGAATGTCGCTTTGGAACTGCATGAGAAAGCCGTTCGCAACAGCGCCGCCATCCACCTGCATGGACCGTACGGCGTATCCGGCATCCTGCTCCATCGCGCCGAGAACGTCTTTGGTCTGGTAAGCCAGCGCCTCCAGCGTCGCCCGGATAAAATGCTCCTTCGTCGTCCCCCGCGTCAGGCCAAATACCGCGCCGCGAACTTCGCTGTCCCAATACGGGCTGCCGAGACCAACGAAGGCTGGAACAACGTAGACGCCTTTCGTTGAGTCCACGCGCGAGGCGTACACCTCGCTGTCCTTGGCGTTCCGGAACATGCGCAACCCGTCGCGCAGCCACTGGATCGCCGAGCCGGACACGAAGATACTGCCCTCAAGAGCGTACTCCACCTTCCCGTTTAAGCCCCAGGCCAATGAGGTGATCAGCCCGTGCTCCGATACAACGGGGGTACTGCCGGTATTCATCAGCATAAAGCAGCCGGTTCCGTACGTCGTTTTGACCATCCCCGGCTGGAAGCAAGCTTGCCCGAACAGAGCTGCCTGCTGGTCTCCGGCCGCCCCCGCGATCGGCACCTCCTCCCCGAAGAAGTGGTACGGAACCGTCGTGCCGTATACCTCGGAGGAGGATTTCACTTCAGGCAGCATCGCCTTCGGGATGTCCAGAATCGCAAGTAGCTCGTCATCCCAGGTCAGCTCGTGGATGTTGTACATCAGCGTCCGCGAAGCGTTGGAATAGTCCGTTACATGCAAGCGGCCGCCGGACAGCTTCCAGATGAGCCAGGTATCGATGGTCCCGAACAGCAATTCGCCCTTCGCCGCCCGCTCCCGCGAGCCTTCGACATGGTCGAGGATCCACTTGACCTTGGTTCCAGAAAAATAAGGGTCGAGCAGCAGACCGGTTTTGGCCCGGAACAAAGCGTCATGACCGGCATTCCGCAGCTCCTCGCAGATCGCGGCCGTTTGCCGGGATTGCCAGACGATCGCCGGGTAAATCGGGTTGCCGCTGTCTTTTTCCCAAACGACCGTCGTTTCCCGCTGGTTCGTAATCCCGATCCCAACAATCTGCCGCGGCTTGATACCGGATTCCGATAAGCAGGAAGCAATCACCGACATGATCGAGCCCCAAATCTCATTGGGATTCTGCTCGACCCAGCCGGGTTCGGGGAAATACTGCGGGAATTCCCGCTGTGCCGAATGAACAATCTCCCCTTGCCGGTTAAACAAAATCGCCCGCGAGCTCGTTGTGCCTTGATCCAAAGCCAAGATATATTTTTCCATGGAACTCCTCCGTTTCGGTTTGATGAAATAACGCTTACATTCTTATGTCTATCATAACCCGGCATCCTTCGTGCACGCTATCAGGTTCACGGAGAATCAGCGATAAGAAAAACGTCTATCGACGTACATTCAAAGTAGACAGACCGCGTTTAGCGGAAGTTTTTCTTGCGATATCAGGATGCTAATGCCCCGAAGTTTATACTTTCTGATATCTTAAAAAAAGAACCATAGAAAATTCCATGGTTCCTTTCCGCCAATATGTTCACCGCTTCCCTCATGCTTTGGAATTCTTGGATAGCTTCTCCAAAATCGTGATCATCATCTCCAGCTCCTCTTCGCTGAGGACGGATAAATGCGTTTTCAACACTTCCCGTGACTTCTTCCGGGCTTCCGCCAGCACCTCGGCCCCCCGCTCGGTAACCGACAACAGCACCGCCCGCCGATCCTGCTCGTCATGCCGCCGCTCCACGAAACCGCTTTGGACCAGCCGATCGATCATGACCGTAATCGCGCTGGGCTTCACCTCCAGCTTCTCGGCTAAATAGCTGACATTGCAGTTGGACTTCCGGGCAATCAGCATCAGCGTATGAAATTGCGGGCCCGTCAGGCCCAGCTCCTGATGGTGCATTAATTCACTTTTCACTTTCCGAAACGAACGGGTCCATACCGATTCGATCCGATCTATGTAATGGTCGAGATCAACGGACAACCAAACCATTCCTCTCTCCGATAATAACCCTACTGTTTAGAGTGTATTATGCAGACTCCGAAAATTCAAGGAATCTGTCGCCATTTGACGGGTAACCCTACTTGAAAAGGCCGGGAAAATCGCTTATGATGAAACCGAGAAGTCAAAATAATTTTCACATTTCACAAGAATTTAATAAAAATTATTTTCGTAGCAAGTAAACAATCACATCCAACGGCTGAACTTCCTGAGGGAGGAACTTATCTATGACACCCATATTGCATGCGGTATCCAGCCACCTGGAGACGCTGTCGCCGCAGGAACGCAAGCTGGGCGAATACATTTTGGAGTCGCCGGCCACCGTCATTCATCAGGGGATCACAGAGCTGGCCAATGCGTGCGGGATTAGTCCCTCAACGGTGACAAGGTTCTGCAAGACTTTTCACTTTAAAGGCTTCCCTGATTTCAAAATGAAGCTGGCTTCCGAGCTGGCCCACAAGCCTGCGGAGAACCACTACCAGGACATCATCGCCGGCAACGACCTGCAAAAAATCGTCGAAGCGATGGAAGCCAACCATCTCGCCTCGATTACCGACACCACCCGGCTGCTGGACATGAACCAGCTGTCCCGGGCCGTTGAGGCGTTATGCCGCGCCAAGCGCATCGATCTGTACGGTGTGGCGACTTCCTCGATTGTCGCCCAAGACTTTTACCAGAAGCTGGTGCGTATTGGCAAGAACTGCACCGCCTTCGCTGACTCGCATATGCAGATCACTTCCGCTTCCTCGCTCGGCGAAGGCGACGTGGCGCTGGCGATCTCCTATTCAGGCGAAACGCCGGAAACGATCGACGCCCTGCGCTGCGCCAAAGACAGCGGCGCAACCACGTTGTCGCTCACGCAGTACAGCAGCAACTCCCTGGCTTCGCTCGCGGATATCGCTTTATTCTCATCCTCGTTAGAGGAAGGCATGCGCCGGGGCGATATGGCCTCGCGTATTGCGCAGCTGCACGTCATCGATATTTTGTTTACGGGGATGGTCAGCTTGGAATTCCAGGATTTCATTCCGAAGCTCGAAAGCTCGTATCAGAATGTTCAAATTTATCGTAAAACCCAAGGAGGGCAACACGAATGCTGAATATTATCAAAACCAACAGCGAGCAGCAATTTAATGAAACCGGAGCAGGCATCATCGCCAGCCTCCTGCAATCTAACCCGCGGGCGATTTTGGGCCTGGCTACCGGCAGCACACCGGTCGGGGTGTATGAGAAGCTGATCGAGCTGTACAAGAAAGGCAGCGTCAGCTTTAAGCAAGCGAGCAGCTACAATCTGGATGAATACATCGGATTGCCGGCGGACCATCCAGAGAGCTATCGCCGATTCATGGACGAGAAGCTGTTTAATCATATCGATATTTTGCCAGAAAATACGCATGTACCTGAGGGAAATGCTCCGGATCCTGAGCAAGCGGCCAAGGACTACGCAAAACTGCTGGATCAAGCGGGTCAAATCGACTTGCAGCTGCTGGGCCTTGGACATAACGGCCATATCGGGTTTAACGAGCCTGCCGATGAGCTGACGGGGCCGCCGCATGTCGTGAAGCTGCAAGAGCGGACACGGCTGGCCAATGCGCGCTTCTTCAATTCCATTGACGAGGTGCCAACTCACGCGCTCACGATGGGGATCGGTTCGATCCTGCAGGCTAAGCAAATCCTGCTGATGGCCAAAGGCGAAGACAAAGCCGAAATCATCGCCAAAGCGTTAAAGGGGCCAATTACGACCCAATGTCCGGCTTCGCTGCTGCAAACCCACCCGAATGTGGTTGTCGTCGTTGACCAGGCTGCGGGGAGATTCCTGTGATGAGCGGCGCCGGACGTACCTTCAACCTCATTCATGCCGAAGTTGTCACCCCGCGCGGAACGTTCCGCGACGGCGCGGTTGCGGTGAAAGACGGCGTCATCACTTACGTCGGCACGACCGCCGGATTACCTGAAGCTCACGCTGCAGGCGTCGAGACGATTGATGCGAAAGGCAGCTATGTGCTGCCCGGCTTTATCGACGTGCACGTGCACGGCGGCATGCTGAAGGATTTCTCGCAGCCAAGCAAGCAAGGTCTGGACGCCATTACGAAGCTTCATTGCAGTCAGGGAACGACTTCGATGCTGGCGACAACGATGACCCTTCCGAAGGCGATGATCGACAACGTGCTGGCCGAAGTCCATCAATATATGGCTGGCGAGATGCCTTATGCCCAATTGGTTGGCGTTCATCTGGAAGGGCCGTTTATCAGCCCGAAATGGCCGGGCGCCCAAAATCCTGAGCACATCGTCCCGCCGAACCGCGAATGGATCGAAGGTTGGGAACAACAGTATCCGGGGTTAATTAAGCAGGTTACGTTTGCGCCTGAACGGGACGGGGCGCATGAGCTGATCCGCTATTTACGGAAGCAGGGAATCGTAGCGGCTGCCGGTCATACCGATGCCACTTACGAAGAAATCATGGCCGCTTACGAGGTTGGCTTAAACCACTCCGTGCATATGTTTAACGCCATGACGCCGCTGCATCACCGCAAACCGGGCACCGCCGGGGCAATCCTGAGCACGCCGGGCATTAGCGCAGAAATCATCGCCGACGGCATTCACGTCCATCCTGCAGCAATCCGGCTGTTGGCCAGCGTGAAGACCGGCAGCAACCTGCTCCTGATCACCGATGCTATGTCGGCTGCAGGGCTCGGTGACGGGGACTACATGCTTGGCGACCTGCCGGTTGTCGTGAAGAATAACGTCTGCACGCTGCGCGACAGCGAAGGAACGTTAGCCGGAAGCACGTTGACGATGATCCGCGGTTTCCGCTATCTCGTACGCGAGGTGGGATTGTCGATCGAACGCGCGTCGGAAGCCGCCAGCGCCAATCCGGCGAAGCTGATCCGCATCGACCATTTAACCGGCTCGATCGAAACCGGCAAACAAGCAGATCTGCTGCTGGTCGACCGCGATTTGGAATTGCAGCGGGTGTGGGTCAAAGGACGTGCATTCCAAGATAACGAATAATCAAAACCATCCAATCACAAGATAAAGCGCGAGACGCAGGAAGGATTTCTTCCCGCTTCTCGCGCTTTTTGGTTCTCGCTATAAACCGCCGCTAGCGGGTTGTCCCTCCGGTGAAACCGGCATTCATGTCACGTGCACCTGTTCCTGTCCCATTGCCCATGCCGGCATTAGGTCTTGTCGGCGCATAACCATTTGGCCCGGTCATCGTCCCTGCACGGCCGGGGAATACACGGTTAATCAGCGTTTCGAAATCGCTGATGAAGTTGTTCAGTGTTCCGCCGCCCCGAGACTCTGTAGCATATTGGCCAATGGTGGATACAAAATCGGAATCGTTAGATACGTAGAC
This region includes:
- a CDS encoding phosphatidylglycerophosphatase A family protein, which codes for MGMEQPKAKVPYSLNSKKVADATKEWLHKRGVTTEQIAELVMFLQQKYYPNLTMEECIHNVEQVLTKREVQNAVLTGIQLDILAEQGMLIPELQDMIANDEGLYGVDEILAFSIVNVYGSIGFTNYGYVDKLKPGILERLNDKTLGPCNTFLDDIVGAIAASASSRIAHRKQAEREKERGEESLDSER
- a CDS encoding dipeptidase, yielding MDYQAYFNTNREQHLNELGELLRIPSISALSEHKGDVQKAAEWIAEALRRAGMESVEIHPTAGHPIVYAEHLHAPGKPTVLVYGHYDVQPVDPLNLWETPPFEPSIRNGKLYARGATDDKGQVFMHIKAVEAILKQEKELPVNIKFCIEGEEEVTSPNLPAFLEANQDKLAADVILISDTALMAPGKPAICIGLRGLCAMEVSVYTANTDLHSGTYGGGVPNALHALVSLLASLHDEQGRVTVEGFYEGVHELSALEREEFAKQQFDEEKLKRDLGLKELFGEAGYSFVERTGARPTLELNGVYGGFQGEGTKTVLPKEAHAKITCRLVGDQDPQATIDRIERHLHKHLQPGATLKVKATEKARAFTCNPEDPMLQKAADAYEAIYGTRALFTKDGGSIPIVETLSRVLSAPAVMMGFGLPDENLHAPNEHFNLENFDKGLLTIVHYLKSL
- a CDS encoding peptidylprolyl isomerase encodes the protein MDEKEKKELEATGGETGAAEETRAQDGQAGPADAGTDQLAKAANDPADAVGDPSTETESSPANEAEVTVAATGSTTDEDLTPVMVPLNGETETAPVQAPTSSNKVWQIVSLVLAVLLVVVLIKPPFATNKAEAVATVNGVEITKDRLYEELAANGGEQALTNLINQELVNQEAAKNNITITDADVDAEIETYKTQFGSEEALNQALEQYGMTMDDLLKQVEMELKLTKLLEPQINVTDEQVKETFETYKDSFNTPEQVRTSVILVATEEEAKDIVKQLKEGADFAELAKSKSLDTATKDQGGDTDFFARGEMEEAVEEAAFKLAKGEISEPVKTSEGYQVIKVTDKKEAHTATLEEKKDEIRKSLISQQVSSMSGAWLEDVRSKAKITNTFTDAAAAE
- a CDS encoding helix-turn-helix domain-containing protein, which encodes MKSSDRNSKFLLTHREREVFELLVQDKTTRDIAGQLFISEKTVRNHISNVMQKLNVKGRAQAVVELIKLGELKI
- a CDS encoding class I SAM-dependent methyltransferase gives rise to the protein MAEWYELSFGEDYLLVYKHRDAQGAKHEVQRMIRWLHLPPGAKVLDLCCGMGRHSLALAEAGYKVTGVDLSEVLLREARRLDPEGRITWHRADMRELPLQSGEFEAVVNLFTSFGYFKKDEEQIKVLREAARVLKSGGRFLLDFLNPAYVAAHLVPYSVREDAGQQIVERRRIEDGYVIKDIEITAPGGEPRHYMERIKLYELDDFRRMLKEAGLTLQNVHGDYDEELYDPKTSRRMILVGVRP
- the glpK gene encoding glycerol kinase GlpK, which translates into the protein MEKYILALDQGTTSSRAILFNRQGEIVHSAQREFPQYFPEPGWVEQNPNEIWGSIMSVIASCLSESGIKPRQIVGIGITNQRETTVVWEKDSGNPIYPAIVWQSRQTAAICEELRNAGHDALFRAKTGLLLDPYFSGTKVKWILDHVEGSRERAAKGELLFGTIDTWLIWKLSGGRLHVTDYSNASRTLMYNIHELTWDDELLAILDIPKAMLPEVKSSSEVYGTTVPYHFFGEEVPIAGAAGDQQAALFGQACFQPGMVKTTYGTGCFMLMNTGSTPVVSEHGLITSLAWGLNGKVEYALEGSIFVSGSAIQWLRDGLRMFRNAKDSEVYASRVDSTKGVYVVPAFVGLGSPYWDSEVRGAVFGLTRGTTKEHFIRATLEALAYQTKDVLGAMEQDAGYAVRSMQVDGGAVANGFLMQFQSDILGVPVERPAIGETTALGAAFLAGLAVGYWSDLDEVAQCKRLERRFIPTMPQSKREALYQGWLKAVQAAMAFK
- a CDS encoding MBL fold metallo-hydrolase; its protein translation is MTLLPEIQLWDRELVARVPISMAPPLRRVNSYVLKGEEGITIIDPGPRTEETIEEWRAAWQDLRISPRDITQIVLTHHHPDHYGLAGYMQEVTGAAVLMSPRAYKETRLMWGPDSRMHEALPDLYRRHGMPESWYSQLPGHLQGFFAQVTPAPEVTFLREGEPIRMGGRAWLPIETAGHAPGHLSFYNAEHQLMFCGDAVLPQISPNVSFLPGSDPQPLQSFLDSLEKLSAYEVATAYPGHRNPFDYFAERVRLLLEHHGERLLRIERLLQERPQTAFDVCTALFGTELSIHQMRFAMSETLAHLVELVRQGRAEEQTNGEGTDEVIRYAPVE
- a CDS encoding GerMN domain-containing protein; translation: MKWNRRLRNTAAAGAISLPLLLSGCGMFGGSSAQIDPPPTDIETQMLEGLDAVEQTSFAQEEALSTVYLVNEHGLLAPVALHLPDGEASLKLNRMLEMLVKDGKYASLLPAGFSGILPAGSEVKAVTVKKDEKLAVVEFNQAFTGYEAADERKILEALTWTLTGTPDVEKVQLWVDGQKLNEMPVNGTPLDRPLSRNFGINLEIKAESGLSQLSPVIVYFSAATPEGVQYFVPVTRFVPADGDRVKSALGELLKGPQQGDGLERVVTDNTKLESVEVSKDGIVTVALTDDMFEAGEKLPAQMLQSLVLTVTENRDDSKVRIWLNGQKEVVGLDNQTYSEPVMRPETINEIPL